The region TAGATATGTCATCCTGTCGTCCCTGTGTTCCAAAAGACCACCTCGGTGATTCTTGTGTCGAGATGCTTAACTCCCAGTTTACTTTCGTCATCGGATTCTGGtacacattaaattaatttggatttttcttttggaggtTTGGAAATGCTAGCTACTATCGAAAAGATATCGTGCGGCAGCAGATTGCGCTGTCTGCATTAATGTGTGAACAATGAGGGTACCTCCCATTTAGTTAAAATGTATGTTAGACATTTGGTTCAGTGAACCAAAAGCGTAGGGTTGCACAGTATGCAGTGGCCTAGCAACAACATCACAATTCACTCAGCATATAAATTGTATGCaaactctcaaaaaaaaaaaaaagctagagCGTGGTGTGATAGTTTGGTAGGAAAATAAGCGGTTTTAAATATCATAAACGTTAAGAGAACAAGTTACACCATTCACTGCGTTCGGCAGTCCCATCCTCGCCCCCAAAAAGCTTCAGACTGATGTTCGGTGTGGAACACATCTCAAACCAATCGAACAATCTCCTGATAAGCCATCTTCAGTCACAGCAGAGAAAGTGGGCGTCAGCCATCCGTGTCATTTGCTGTAGCCACGGCTCTCTCTGACTTCAAATTGCACGGGAACGACTGTAAGACTGTAATCGGATGATTCAGTGAGGGCGGTGCCAAGCAGGACATAGCCTTGACAATCTAAAGTCGGTTGACGAGTAACATTTACGTTAGTTAGCTTAGTAAAGCCGGTTCGCTAGTTTACAGGTTAACCTGAGATAATTAATCTGTCTCCGGCTGAGTCGCGGCTTTTACTGCATCTACCGACATACCTACGTCAGGCACGCTTTTGACTACATGCCCCACAGCACAAATATCTATCATAAATtctaaaaggaaaaagaagcaCCTTAAAATGGAGACCGAGATACATGTGCCCGTCGGCTCGCCCATAATCAGAAAATTCCCCATTTTTGTGGACGAACATAATGTCACAGATGGCGCGATGAAACTCATGAAAGAGCTCCGACCGGCATGGGACATCAACCTTGTCAAAACCAAGGTAAGTTATGAATGATACTTATCTCATGGATGtgtgattagctagctagccacacTAAAGACATACGATGGATATCTTGCGGTACCTTGGAAGTTGGCTAACTAGCGAACATTTCTTTAATCGCATCATCGACGTAGGCTACTTAccatgatttcatttttttggaacTAGCTAGCATTAGCGAACACGCAGGCTAAAAACGATCAATCGTGCATCTTGGTAGAAGTACCATTTCGCTGAAAGCAGTATCTAACGGTTTAGGTAGCTCACAGTAGAAGCTTTAGGGTCAACCCCCTTAGATATTTTACAATAGCTAGCTGCATAACGCCCTCACCGCCCCCCCAGCATAAGTAGCTAGCCGGCAAAATCAGGTTAATCGGTTGATATGATGAGACTTACACTTACGATTGCTAAGTATGATTTTTGTATCGATCTCGTGAAAACGTCTATGTGTTTTGCCACCTAGATTGCTAGCCATATATTTATTCTACAAAATAGTACGTTAGTAGAAACAAATGTAGCTGGTCATCCAATACCGCAGTGAGCTAGACTAGTATTATACCCTGTGTAGATGATATAAATGGCCGATGAAAATGACTACCCGGCTATTTCTTTGAGCGATGTTCGCCAAGTTAACCCTGCTGCCACAAAGATTTCACGTTGCGCTTtgcgtaatgtaatgtagactAATTTAAAGGGGCCCTACGTTAGTGAACTGTATCTAGGGATGCAAAAGTGGGCTTGCCAAGCTAGCACTCCGTACTTTTGGAAGAAGGTTTTTGTTGACTCGCACATGTATGCGACAGCTGTTGTACACATATTCCGCCATTGATATCCAGCGACGCAAACGTGTGTTTGCCTAGCTATCTTTGCGTACCACAGTTTAGGGGCAAGCTAACGTCAttgatgcagacacacatgcaagtGACAGTTGCTGCTGCAAATGTCACATTAGTCTGTCTAGTCTCTAGCTAACATGGCTGAATATGAAACTGCTCGCACAGCTACTTAATAAAGAAGCTATTTCAATTAATAGGCTTGTAAATTACTCGctagattttaattaattatgttcTGGTGTCACTCTTTAGTTTGTAGTTGGTATTTACCATACAGTCAATTCTGTCTTCAGCACACGTTACTATACACCCTGATTTAAGTGTACTGTTGCAGTGCCAAATGACCGTCTCCACCCTCATCAGTGTTATTTTCAACCACATGCAGTTGTTCAATTAGGGTGTAGGgggattttttattatttttttggatgtgGTTTTTCTATCAAATGCATAAAGTTAATGAAGCCCTCGCTGCTTGGCGGATTACTCTGACTATCTGTCCGTTGCCCAGGTGACCTGGCTACGCAGTTGAGTAGCCACGAAATCGATGGTCTGATGGTCTGACGTCACAGCTCATGGTCCAACGCGGCGccttattaaccctttaaggagtGAGGTCACAACACctgattagaatgtccttaactgaacattataatGCTGACGTAATAATCAGTACTTAGGAATGCAAAggaatgttctagaacattAACTTAAACAAACTCCCAATAATTTGTATGTATAATTTGTATAACCTACTTTGTATAATTGCctggtatatttttttatatgactGTATAAATTCTAGTAAATGAAGCCAGCAGCAATGCAATGAGGTATCAAGCTTGTTGTGTTTGGTTGACTGCCTGACAAATTAATGGgaatttgttaaaaatattatgtttgtctGTATTATATCTGttcatcgctctggataagagcgtctgctaagtatTTGTAATGTAGAAGGAGACTTGGCTGTAACTCGGATTCCTTGAATATTTGTGCTGTGAATGTTCTCAGATCTAAACAACTGGCAAGAAATGGTATCTAAAGTTTAGTTCAGATTAAAGATGTTACCACAGCCAATACAAAATGagatttcataaaataattctTTAAATGTTACAAAGACTACTCAATTCCCACTAAATATACTAATTAAATTACTGATTGAGaatgaaattatataattacTTGTATAACAATAAGTTACATTCCATCTcaacactaccaccaccataaGTCTGCAAGTAACCAGTTTTCACATGATTTTGAAACAGCTGTATGTTGAGTATTCTAGTTTTTCTGCCTTCTGCATTTGGTAGAAATGTGACACCAGGAAGGCAGAAATTGTAAACCGTTGCTTTAATATAGTGCAGTCAGGATCCTCTACCCTTCCTCTGTGGAATATAGAACTGTGTTGTCTGTGTCAGCGTGGCCTTGTTCTTGGCCTTCACGGGCATGAAGTAGCTTTTTTGTGCTCTATGCTGCTTTCTTTTGCTATGTGCTCTCctgccttcctctctgtctgggCAGATatgctgaattattattatttttttcccattgtgaCCCAGACAGTCCGAGGGCATCTGGAGAAGTGGCCTCGTATCCCGATTGGTTGGGTTCGCACGGCAAGCGGCCCTATCGGCGACAGAGAGAAACCACCCTCGCTGGGGATGGTATTGGCCTGTCCTCAACGAGGACTGCCCTGGTCGAGTGTTAATCGCTGTGCAGAGCACCCGCACGCTTTTATCAATGGAAAGGGATTGTTTTGGCGGCTTTTGTTTGACAGGCCCCACACGCCTTTGGCTGGGGGTATAGAGGTGCCAGGCACTTAACGCCATTAAAATCCTTTTGAATGGTAGGTtgtgtttggaatgttttctcagaattctgagtcagtgttctagaactccgctgctctCAGTCGCCAGCAGCGATTGttccatcagcattagaatgttcagtcgaGAACATTCCAATCGCATTCATTCGCGATCTCACACCTCGAAGGGTTAACGTTGGCCCTCGGAGCCAGGGCATGTGAGCAGAGTGGAGCTCGAGCACAGCTTCCTGAGCGCTGACAGCGGGAGTCTCAACCGTATCCGCTCTGCTCACGTGCCAGCCGGATCACTGAGGTTAACTGCCCTTAGCCTGGGACTGAAGGAACAGCAGGGCAAAAAGTTTGTTCATTTTCGGTGAGTCATTGGGAAGTTAGCCTcgcgcgagccagtctcttttttcacttcgttcaacagtgGGACGTCTACCGGCCCGAGAATGAGCAGCTGCATTTAATCCTGGCTGCACAACAGAAGGTCTGATCCTGTTTCATGTGACTGtttttaaaggtccaggaaactgaaatctgtgaattctttgctgacgtgtcgttttaatacttttttttgcatgcacaaAAGGCCAAGAAATGGTGCCGAAATTGGCTCGCTTTCCCCCTTGGTCAAGCACCAGGTTTTTAGTGGGTGGGGTTAAATCGGTGTTAGTTACGTtacaaaaaacagtgaaatcctttctagATGtaatatgtaggcctacatggtGCTGTTGCCACTTTTGTGTGGGTAATGCAAGCTAAATTCATAATGCCTAAGCATTGTCCCTTCTCTTGATGTGGAGAAagtaaaatatgcttttttcttttcccaaaaatgaagagacctacaagaatgggttttatttctggaaccCACCggcactgcaatattacagtaaatggactggtaatggactgcatttatatagcgcttttatccaaagcgctttacaattgatgcctctcattcgccagagcagttaggggttaggggttaggtgtcttgctcaaggacacttcgacacgcccagggtggggtttgaaccggcaaccctccgactgccagacaatcggtcttacctcctgagccatgtcgcccgtACAGTTGGTATTTGCAGTGCCCATTTTCGCCTGGAACTTGTCGCAGAACGTGGAGGATTGGTAGGTAGGCCTACCATTAGCTAGGgacaattaaatagctttcaagcatAGACACGAGGAATCACAGACTTTCTTCATTGGGGTGTAATGTCCGGAGTTTGAGGCTGCTAtagagtctaatgttagtgtaccgtagctcagtgttacaacgttattacacattgaatgatcttcaggCTTAACTATATAATGTAAAGGaaagtttatgttgctttctcacattttgtctggtagtgtaaGGTTACTGCATGGAACAATCTGCTCTAACCAGCTCTAACCTAGCTGGcgatgaggaatggtttacatatgaccTGTCTTACAGGTATTTATGTTAATGAGTGCAGGATACACGCCCACCCTCtccttgtctgctgaacagatcacaataatctaatactgtttattacaatttaatggatATAATTGCATtgaaaacttgaaagaaatattaagaagacaatcaattgtcacttctggggaatataaccacgggttgaatccagtttcctggccctttataacatttttattaacatttttataagtTACTGTAACTTATATTTTACTCAATGGGCTTATCAGGAAGAGGGACTTGTTTCTGTCTAAGAGGGTTCCGGATGACTTCACTGATTTGACAGTGATCACTGTGATGCTGCTACAGCAGTGGCAGTTTATCAGCAAGAAAACTGGCTGTAAAGATAGCCGGTCATGCAAATGTCGTAATTCTTccgtttttccttctgttagaCATGACGTCAATAAGTTTTTGCCCTCTCAACCTCATTTTAGTGTCGCATGTGTATGTTGTAACAGCATTGTGTTAGCTGGATCATACATATTGAACGTTTACGATATCGGATTGTTTTGGATCGTATCATAGCAAAATTTCTCAATTCCTCAAGAATGGAATTCGTATCTTATCGTGGTGAAGCCTGAGGTGTACACCCCTACGGAATACCTGATAACATATTTCctaatgattatttaaaaaaaacttattttatattGACTGCAGAGCTTGTGCTACCCTATGCTACGCTATGCTACACTACGCTATGCTACGCTCACATGTTCTGGCTGGATCACGTGCCAGGCTGTAACCATGGCAGCCCTGCAGTCATTAGGTTAGCATGTAAGATTACCTCAGCGCTGATGCCCACATTCCCGGTGGATTAGGGTGACTGTGCACACTTTTATCAGGTGACTTTGGCGGGATTCAGCGGgcggggggaggttggggggggggggggggggtgctgtttaTAACTGTCAAGTGTGACCACACAGGAAGAACATCTGCCATATCCGAGGACAAGCCACGGCCACAAGATCCGAGTGATAAGCAACAGTGTGCAAATAATGAGCAGTGGGGAGTGGTGTTGCTTGGACTGTTTGCAGAGGAGGACTTCACTGTCCAGTCATTTTGACACAGAGTTCATGTCTGATTTACAttagcgtccccccccccccccccccccccccttgggacATAAGTGCCGGTAATACAGTAGTCAtataaaatattagaaaataattcaGGCAACCTAGGTGTGAcattgctcacacacacgtaaaaaaaaaaactcattctCCCATGTCACACGGCCATTTAGGAGTAAATCGTGTCATTCTGATATTTGCTCCAAACACGTGTGCTCATTGACGCCGgcacatgcagcagcagcacatggAGGCAGAGGTATTGGAAGAATGGCGGCCGGTCTCATTGTGTCTGTGCAAGCACAGATCTGAAAATAAAGGGCTCACAAAAGTGCCGTTGTCCAATCAAAAGCTGTGCCCGCGTGCCTGCTGATCTGCCCCTGCGTTCACTACGCTGGCATCTCTGGACAAACACATGCAGGGAATTTCAGAAATGCAGCGCTGGGTGGCGGGGTTGAGAGTGCGTCAACTGCTTTTTAGCAGAATAATCTGCTGCCCTGCACCAGGGCTGCctaatcctgttcctggagagctaccttcctgtaggttttcatttcaaccctaacaaagccacacctcattcaacagatagagatctaccaccctgtaggttttcactccaacactaacaaagcacacctcattcagcagctagagatatatcgccctgtaggttttcatttcaaccataatttgacacacttgattctactaataaagcagctcaacgagatttATAagtgttgaatgaggtgagctttgttagggttggagtgaaaacctacaggacggtagatttcTGGAAGTTTCTTCATTGTAAAATGTGGGTGGCTTCTGACTATAATATCATAGCAGAATCCAGAGGTCACATGTTTTTCCAcgcttaaaataaattaaaatgcaggTGTACTGATCCATTAACTTTTTGAGTTTAGACATGCTAGTTTGAAAAAACCCTCACGGATGTGTAATATTCTGCGTGTCAGCTGAGAGTAATCAGCTGAGAAACCGTTTGAATGACGTTGCTCCCGTTACCTTATCCTAAATaaaggacacacacaaaatgaggtTTCTCTGGCCGCCTAGGACAGCAGCGCTGGTGTTGACTGATGAGCTGGTTCCAGGTTACACGCTTTCGGTTTTCACTGTGGACGTGTAAACAGAACGCGCACGCCCAATCAGATAAAAGCTGAGCTTACCCTGcgttttgtgaaaatgaaagagcGCTGATAGCCAGCGCAACCCgtgcaaaaaaacatttccttatTCGCTTCGGTTTACATTTCCGACGGCGTTTTTTGGGGACCTGTCCAGATAGGGCCGGGGCACGGAGACGCTAATTTCCCTGAGGTTCGCAGAACTTTCCCTGGGATCGGTTCACCTTGCAGTCTCTGGAGTGACTCTCTACGGCTCACCGTGTGATGATGTGCTCAATGgctcgtgcccccccccccccccccttccagttCTTCACTGATGGAACCACCAACAAGCTGGTGGGCTGCTACGTGGAGGAGGCGCCGGAGGACGTGGTGCTGGTGCGGGTGTACGGCAACAAGACGGAGCTGATCGTGGACCGGGACAACGAGCTGCGCAGCTTCCAGGTGCTGCACGCCAACGGCTGCGCGCCGCGCCTGTACTGCACCTTCCAGAACGGCATCTGCTACGAGTTCATGCAGGGCGACGCCCTGGGGCCCCTGGACGTCAGGGACCCCGGGCTGCTCAGGTACGCCGCTCTCGGGCTCAGTCCGCGGTCCTCCGGGGTAACGTGGTCCTCCGGGGTAACGGTCCAGCCCACAAAGCTGGGGCGCGTGGATCGGTCCGGAAGTATCGACACTTCCAGGCCtgacgtttttaaaaaaattgagaaTCCTCACATATCGATACCAAGTGTTCTCTGTAATCaggtcatttttaacatttatattataatgAAACTGAACGTGCATCTGATACTGAAAAAACGAAATATTGTAGATAATTGTGTAGGAGGGGATCTACTTATCCTTCCACCCtctgtctccacacacacacacacaggcaggcacatgGAGAAGCACGCAGTCACAGACGGTCACACAGCAAATTacgaatataaaaatatttaaattaattattctaAAGAGGTTTTATGTATATTGTTGATTTCATTTAAGGGTGTTTGAGTACCCCTAATTTTCTGTTGACCTAATGTGAAGAATAACTCCGGAAAAGGGTAATTATATTATTGAACATTTATTGAACGTTGTTGAACAATTGAATATGCGTTTACAATTGttattaaacagaaaacaaaaagagaaaaataatcttTGGCAGTTTATTCAATACTAATGTAAAGGctttcaaatatacatttttgatgtCCGCATTTAGCAATTTTCACTGCAGAACTCAAAAGACTTCccacatttacagtatgtacacaaGAATACTTTTAAACCTATTGGTATGGGTATGGCCATCAGTATCGGTATTGTGATACTAGCCTTGGTATTAATTGGTATCACATAGAAAAGGAAATCAGTGGTATTGGGCATCGCTACTACAAGGTAGAGAGGAGGCCTTCAAGTCATGGGTGGGGCGATTCTCTGCTGAAGCCGTGGTTTAAGTTCAGACAATGAGGACCCCCCAAGATCTGAGGTACCAAGGTCTCctcagaaatgaaatgatgcCATGGCCTAGAAGCACCGTTTAAATTTTTGGCGGCAGAAAGGTCACAGTTTTGCGCCCAGGCTTATGTTCCCCTTCCCACTTTACCGATCGTTTAGGATCTCTGTGTAACAGCGTGCACCCGCTATCGATCTAGGGCCTTTTACGGTTAAACTTTTACAACACGCTCTGTGTCCCGTCCTGTCCGCAGAGGGGTTTATGGTACATACTAACCAGAGGCAATAATGGACAGTTTTTGCATAATTGCATAACGTCGCGTGTCTTCCATCGCCACTATGGACAGAGTCACGTGTGACATTCGACACAGGAAGTTTTCACATAACATGCTTGTGCAGGTTTCGTCAACTGCCAGGAACTTCCAGTAATTTCCCATTTCCAGTAATGTTTACTACTGCAAAGGAGTGGCCTACGTCATCATGTGAGGGgtaatatattaaaaacaacCTCAAGTGAACAAATAAGTGAAGGTAGTTAATCCTGAATGAATGCTTTTCTGTATTACAATCGTCATTGATAATGGCTACATTTGGAACAAGTGGAGACTCATTTCATGGCCAGAATTTGTAGACGAGTCCTTTGCTAATTCATTAGTACTACCTTCCTGTACTGATGTAAAATCCCAGGGTGGTGACCTTATGGGCATTAACAGATATTACTGTGTTtccagcagacctgggtcaaatacgtatttgttttggattcaaatacttttctgtgctctgttgatcttgcctggtgcaactgagcctgccaatatgaccaaaatGTGGGGTTTTCCCTTTTTGAGAGAATGTCATCGGTTCCAATACATACAGACAAACTTGTGTAGAAAAGtctttgaatccaaaacaaatacgtgtttgacccaggtctggtttaCAGTCagaatctcaaaaaaaaaaaaaccccaaaaagatTAATCAAAAAAGTAATCACCATACCACCTCAGGGGCTGGTGTTACTGCGGTGCTGTGCGGTGGTGATGTAAGCCCTCTGTTGCCACGGCAGGCTGATCGCCGAGGAGATGGCCCGCATCCACGCCATCCACGCTCACAACGGCTGCATTCCCAAGCCCAACCTGTGGATCAAAATGAGGAAGTACTTCAGCCTGGTGGCCACAGAGTTCACCGACCAGGCCTCTAACACtaggtaaccccccccccccccccccccccgcctcctttcACACTCTTCCTGGttctggtgggggggtggcagtgtagtgtaacggttaggggactgggcttgtaacaCTGCTGTTCCtaatggacggag is a window of Anguilla anguilla isolate fAngAng1 chromosome 13, fAngAng1.pri, whole genome shotgun sequence DNA encoding:
- the etnk2 gene encoding ethanolamine kinase 2 — encoded protein: METEIHVPVGSPIIRKFPIFVDEHNVTDGAMKLMKELRPAWDINLVKTKFFTDGTTNKLVGCYVEEAPEDVVLVRVYGNKTELIVDRDNELRSFQVLHANGCAPRLYCTFQNGICYEFMQGDALGPLDVRDPGLLRLIAEEMARIHAIHAHNGCIPKPNLWIKMRKYFSLVATEFTDQASNTRIQQEVPSQEVLEQEMAWMKEHLSQLGSPVVLCHNDLLCKNIIHNIKEGHVRFIDYEYSSYNYQAFDIGNHFNEFAGMSELDYSLLPSREMQLDWLLIYLQAYKRFTKKGGDVSWHELETLYVQVNKFALASHFFWGFWALIQAKYSSIDFDFLGYAVLRFDQYFKTKPAVEAMKIPE